In the genome of Urocitellus parryii isolate mUroPar1 chromosome 7, mUroPar1.hap1, whole genome shotgun sequence, the window AAGGAATTCTGCTTTAGAGTCAGATAAACCAGGGGTtaaattctgggttttttttagtAACTAACTTCATAAGAATGGTGAATAACTCTTAaagcttcatttttctcatctattaatGCAGTTTTTTTTAGATTCAATGAATTAATACACGTGATTCATCTAGTAAAAATAAGGTAATTTTGGCTCaccccaaaattatttttatctgagTAAGAGAAGGCAAACATAAAAGACAGCCAATTAAAAGTTAGTAAGCCATATTAGCAAGCTAGTTCCAAACATTCCTTAAattgtaacttttttaaaattaaaataaccatcttatctttatttttactattttttttttagtggaagaAATATACCAAAGCCTCTAACATAAATAAAGAACACATGTGGCCAgggaaataaagtttattaagaAACCCACCAGTAGTTTCCTTTGCCTCTTTGAAAATACTCAATACAGGAAATAAGATCTAGGAAGCAACATGACGAAGAAAACATAGTTTTAAGTCTTAAAGAATTCAATAACATTTTGATAACAGACGACATTCACATGCTCAAATGAACCAAATGGTTATCTGGCAAAATAACCATAATTAATTTTCTTGGATTTCTTTCCATTAATGTCAAAGTAAGGCTTCCATATCTGGGCCATCTGGTCTACCTTAACATCTGCTAAACTACCAAGGCAAGTGAAAACTGGCTGGGCAGCATCTGAGGGCTTCCTTCAGTATCAGACACTGAGCAAAGTGGCCATCGATCAGCAGCATCTTGGGACGCAGGGGTCACAGCTGGGCTGAGTGTAGGTGGTGAGGTTGATGGTCTCCAGGTCTGGGGTGGGATAGGAGGAGTTGAGCAGGAAGCAGGTGGGCACACAGGGCTGAGGGATgtggcagggtggggggcagTTGTCACAGCAGGTTGGCTCCAGTTGCCAGATGGTGTGGGGGCAGGTGCTGGGCAGGCAGACTCCACAGCGGCAGGACTTGTCTGAGGAGCAGATGGTGGTGGCAGGGCCGGTGGGGACGCTGCAGCAGCGGGCAATACAGCAGGACATGGCGTTGGGGGTCAGGTGTGCCTTGAGTCTCTTAGGAAGGTGAGGTTTCTGAGGTTCAAATGTCTCCTCTCACTTTGAGGCTCTTATATACCTCCCCAGAAGGCATGGGTCCAATGGGAAGGCTGTGTATCCTTAATTTTGTTTGGGTCACTCTTTTCCACTTAGATTCTGTAATCTGTTTGGTATTTTCTTGTCTATTAAGGGCTCCTGCCCTTATTAAATTAATCATGTTTTTGACTCATTGACTTGTCATTTTTGTCACAAGATTATCACATTTTATCTTCACAGGGTTCTGGTATGCTAAACCTTGCATGGATCGTGGGTAATCAGTGCACCTAAGAATTCAGCTACAGTTTTAGGAGTTAAagtcttcttgtttttttctgcCTTAGGTTCACATAGTATGCATTACATAATGTGCTTTCTAATTACTAATTTTAGAATAAGCAATTCAAATAATTGATTGGGCCATTTTAAACTCAATAAAATCAGTAAGACTATGGCTACGTATAGATGAATGTTTCATCTGACTGTATGCATCTCAAACATAGTTGCTTTATTTACTGAGGATATAATTCAGGTTCTAGTGATAAAGCATGAAGACAGAATGAAATAGGGTTAAATtcactttcattattttaaatacatctaTACTGAGTTTCCAAAGATTgtattactgtttttattttatttttttaaatagtgtctCTGTTTTCAAAGTTACACCAGTCTTGAAGTGAGTCAGAGTATAAAATCGTTGGAAGGAAAGATCCAGCCAGCTGCTATCCTCTGTGAAAAgtacttttcattaaaagaaaactatgtTGATTTTCATTGACTTTTACATTAGTGAGATATATACAGGGAATGAAAGAAGAAGCCACACATTTCACAGAGTGGCAGTGGGTTTAGAAGGGGATCTGACCCCATGCAGTTGAGAACTATGGTATTGCTAGAAATCATTTTGTCAAACAGGACTGACTTCCTGTTCAGCCTGGTTTATTTCTTGGATCTTCAACGAGATTGTAAATTCCTTAAGGAATTCCTTATACAACATTCTTCAGTTCAATTGGCCTTGATTTGCCTTCCTAGTGATTGGCAGGTGAGGTAGTTGGAATGAATAATCTCCAGTGTGTGATATTCTATGAATTCAACATCCTCCCACATCTCCTTGTGATCAGCCCAAAACCCATTCAGTTAGTGAAAtctaaatgatataatttttttggaTAGCAAATGTTTATCGAATAAACACAAAGTAGAGATTCTTTGGTGAGTTGTTTCTGAGAGGCTCTTATCAAAATGATCAGTTTAAAAGAGATCAGTATATGATCAGTTTAAAAGAGAAGATGACCAAAAATATATCTGTGGAAAATACTAAATGTCATTGGGAAGTGAGTGTCATCCATTACTTGTAAGAAGAGCCTGTCCATGTTAATTAAGTTGGTTTAGGTTTTGCTTAAATATTGACATTTATCCCAAGTCACATCATATAGAAATGAAGGCGAGTCTCTTAGGTACTTTGTACCTACTTCTGCGACCTTCCTCAGATATTGTTTCTTTGGCTTAAAATGTCCTTCTCTGATCCTGTTTCTCAAATCCTACTCATTCCTCAAGCTTCGGCTCACGTTAACTCTTTCATGAAAATCTCTTTCATGAAATCCTTCCAGATGGTCTCATTCTTTTCTCTGTTCTCACACACGGTGCTGCCCATCTTTTCACTTAGATCGATTTCATTCTGCTCTGTACCATAATCTCACTTACATTTGCCTTACTCCACTGCAAGATCCTTGAAAGTGGGAATGGTATCTTAATCTTGCTTGTCTCTTTCAAGTACCTGAGCCCATCCTTGGATCACAGgaggcatttgataaatatttattgaattggaTTATATTACAGATCAGAATGTGAGTATGTTGATGTCCATGTGGATGAACTTCTCTGCCTTTTAAAGGACACATGTGAGTTTATTTAGATaggcaggagaaaaataaaaatttaaagtaggcCATGACCTTGGAATTTAAAACACATATCTTGTCACCCACGTGGTTTTCCTCAGATATCAACATATCCCCGTACAATTTCCTTTTTGGCTCTGAGATTTATGTTGATGTCATCAGAAAGTGTAATTCTGCTGGGTATATTTATGGCTTCATGATGCATGTGTCAAGAGTCGTTGGGTAATTATAGCATTAAACACTAAGACAGTGCATGTTTTGGCAAGTAGTggtgtttatttagttttaaagtaAGGACAATCAGGATAGcatttttcccccatttccttGAGATCATTGTTCAAAATTGTGATACAATACTTCTTCAAAACCAAAGGCACAAGATCAGATCATCTTCCATAGTGCTTAGTTAAAGGACATTTGCTTAAACAGCCTTTATGATTATTGAAGTTCCTTAGGGCAATGTAggcaaattcattcttcttttctttctttttatactggggattgaatccagcgatgttttaccactgagctacattcccagttctttttattttttaatttagagacagggtcttaatgaCTTGCttagacctcactaaattgctgaggttggactCCAACTTATGAAACTCCAGCCTaggcctccccagtctctgggaatacaggtgtgcaccattatgcTCAGCTGGGCAAGCCCTTTGAAACAGTTTTGGCTAGCAGCAAGAAGGTTCACACTCACAAGATTGGACGTAGGTGATGACAGAGATCCCATTCAAATTTGGGGTAGGGTGGCACTTGTTGAGCAGCCAACTTGATGGTACGTAGGCATCAGGCATGCAGCAGGGCGGGGGGCAGGTGTCACagcaggtgggctgaaggaggcTGATCTGGTGTGGGCAGGTGCTGGGCAGACAGATCTCAGATGGACAGCAAATGTCAGAGGAGCAGATGGTGGTGGCTGGGCTAGTGGGGACATTGCAGCATCCTTGGAGACAGGAATCCGAGCAAGACATGGTGACAGTGGATCAGGTTGGTATTTCGTTGCCAAGGAAGGAAGATTTTTCTTCTACGAAGTTGTCTCTTGTGGATCTTTTATATCCACCTATTTCAGGGACGTGGCTTCTATCTATCTGAATGTTtccttattgttgtttgcataAGCCTACACAAATAACAAACTAGGTTACGTATCTGCCATGGGACAAATTCTCCTTCAGATTTGTTTGGTTGTATTGCTGCATTCAAACTCACTTCCTGTTGCCATTTCAAAATGGTGTCAGTACGGTTCTCCATGAACTCATTGACACGTTTACACATCCATATCTGCCCTGGCTTTCCCGTGTTCTACCAAACAGAATTTCTTCTTACAGGTGATCATTGTAGAGGATGAAGAATCTAGAGTGATATTTCTGAGATAAGGAATGACCCTTCTCAGATTATGTATCCTTGGTACTTGTGGGAAGTCAAAACCTGCGGTGCTTTTTTCTACCAGGTTCATGTGTTTTCACAAATTTGagggaataaatgaatattgaagATACACCAACATATGATCCAAACATCATTTAATTAAGTACTTGGTAGGGAAATGGAGGGAGTTTTGGAGCTAGGTTTGAATTCTGATTATGAGTTGTAAGACCAAGATCAAGTTCTTTAATCTCTATGggattcagtttttttaaaaaatattttttttagttatacatgggcacaatatctttattttgtttatttttatgtggtgctgaggatcgaacccaggctgggCATCACACGTgagaggtgagtgctctaccactgagccacaactccagcccctgggatTCAGTGTTCTCAAATATCAActttgggaaaaataataattacagatTATAGTTTTATTGCCAgggttaaataaatattaaatgagatttaCTTATGTAAATCATTTTGTGTGGCCTGAACAAGTGATTCAATATATGGCAGGTTCTTCTGTGGCTACTATAAGAATTCCCATAGTAGAAGATAGTATGAAAGAGGATTGAGGTCATCAAAGAAACCTTAATGGAAGATTTGGATTAAGTTATTTTTGATCATAAATACTTAGAAAAGAGGTAAGTAAGTGCATTATAGGCAAGAAAAGCAATAACATCTTCTATGATGCTATCCCACCCTGCTACTCTCAGCCCCTGCCCCAGACACAATTGGCTACTCCTACCGTTGTGACTCTGGTGAACCCCATCTCCACCCATAGCACTTTGTACATACGTTGATTATCTTTGCTAGATTGCAATCCCCTGTAAAACAGGGACATTATCTAATTCATTTTGGTATCTCCAGTGCTAGCATAGTGCCTTGATTATGGGGTGGAATCTGGAAACTGGAATACATAGAATTAATATTTAAGGAAGGCAGTCAAATGCTTACAGCTAGCATTTACTACATGATTTTTGGATCAAGTTTACTCAGGAAAACATGCAAACAAGATAAACTCATACATTTcaacagagagaattttaatataggGAATTTGTTAGCTAGGTATTGGAGATCTGaaataccaaaaaaggaaaactggGGTAACACAGAAAGCAGCAACCCGCTTGAGGGTTGGACAACGAAGAGAAGAGGTTAGGGTTATTTGAACCCAGAAGCTTGGAAGTGGGCCTCCAGAGCTGGGCTCTGGCTTCTGGGTACTGCCTTGTGTTGCTCTTGCCTCTGAAGCTCATAGGGAGGCTGGGCTTTGGACCTTTGCAGGGAAACATCGCTATTTTGTGGATGTTGGTGTTTCTCTGAGGTGCAATGACAATGGTTTTCAGAGTTCCAAAAGAAGCTGGAGACTAGAACCTTTGCTGCTGTCAGATAAATGATGGCTGCTGGGGCAACAagactcttcttccttccttggaACTTGTAGGCTCCTTCTAGCGCCCTCTATAGGTAGAACCTTGTAGAAAATCAGACAAAGGAGTCCTCATCCCAACATCACAGAGTATAAAAAGGTAGACTTAGAGAGTTTGATTATTAGCACACATTGTCCTAAGGGCTGCACacgttttaattaatttaacctGCCCTACAGATTTATGAGGCACgatttgtttttaatcttatttgACAGTTGGCCACATAAATGATAGAGGTACGATCTAAAGCAAGACAGACTTG includes:
- the LOC113181522 gene encoding keratin-associated protein 3-2; the protein is MSCCIARCCSVPTGPATTICSSDKSCRCGVCLPSTCPHTIWQLEPTCCDNCPPPCHIPQPCVPTCFLLNSSYPTPDLETINLTTYTQPSCDPCVPRCC
- the LOC113181523 gene encoding keratin-associated protein 3-1-like; amino-acid sequence: MSCSDSCLQGCCNVPTSPATTICSSDICCPSEICLPSTCPHQISLLQPTCCDTCPPPCCMPDAYVPSSWLLNKCHPTPNLNGISVITYVQSCECEPSCC